TATTTTAATGTCAACCCTTGTAGAATATACTTTATCCGCTATCTCCTTAAATACCGGAGCGGCCACATCGCTTCCGAAAACATTTATGCCTTTCATATTGAATTCAACAACAATACAGGAATACATGGGGTCATCAGCAGGAAAATATCCGCAAAAAGAAGCAACGTGCCCGACAAAGTTTCCGCCACGGTCTTTAATTTCGGCAGTACCTGTTTTCCCTGCAATTTTATAAACAGAAGAACCAATATTATGTGCAGTACCTCTTATAACAACCCCTTCGAGTAATTTTTTGACTTTTATAATTGTAGACTTTGAACAAATTTGTTCAATCAAAACTTCAGGATGCCTTTGTATTATTGTATCACCACTGGGTTTATGTTTTCCGATTGCTTTAACAAGCATCGGCTTCATATATTTTCCGTCATTGGCAACAGCATTATAAAAAGCAAGAATTTGAAGAGGTGTTAGTTCTGCGGCATAGCCAAAGGCAACGGCAATAAAGTCAGCTCTTACAAAAGGGGGTTCCATAAAAGGAAAAAACGGACTGGTTTCTCTGTATAAATCCACTCCGGTTTTTTGTGTAAGGCCCATTCTAATAATAAGGTTTTTGAATTTATCTAATTCAATATCGTTTTTATTATTGGGGTCTTTTTTAAATGCTTCCCTTGTTAAATAAGTAATCCCGACATTTGATGATTTTTCAAAAGCTTTCCCCACTGAAATATATCCATATCCTTCTTTATGACTGTCCACAATAGTCTTAGGATAGTCACTATACTTTATTTGCCCGCTTAGCACAATAAAACTTGTGTCATGCCGGCCACGCTCCAAAGCGGCTATGACCGAAGCAAGTTTAAGTGTTGAACCAGGCTCAAACCTTTGTCTGTATGCATAATTACGCTTTTCATAGTATTTTCCATCTTTACCTATAGAAAGATTAGACATGGCTTTAATATGCCCTGTCTTAACCTCCATAAGTACTGCACAACCCCAGTCGGCATGAGTTGAATCAAGACTTTTTCTCAGGGCACTTTGGGCAACATCCTGCAGATTAATATCAATAGTAGTATATAAATCATCGCCATTAGATGGCCTTAAATTTGTATTATCCGGGACATCCACAAACGTTGTTCCTACTTTACGTTGTACAACAAAACCTTTTTGCCCGCGAAGTTCATTATGATAATGTCCTTGCAGCCCGATAAAATGTGATTCCGAACATTTTTTAATATCCAAAATACCAAGGCGAACAGGGTTTTCTGTCTTTTTGTATATAGAATCAATATAACTGATGATATCTTTTTTACTTGGAATTCCATCTTTAATAACAGGAAGTTTCGTAAGCTCCTGTAGCTGAAAAACATCAATCTTTTTTTTCATTACTCCGCCACGTTTTCCCCGATATGTATTAATCAGGTCGTCGCGGTAATAATCTCGTGAATATTCACCAAAAATATTTGAAAAGCTTTGGCTTAAAGTATCAAGATTTTTTATACATTTTTTTTCCTGATTTTTTAAATCTTTAATCCGGATTGAAACATCATATTCTGCGAGACGTTCATAGCCTATAGTAAAATAAGCAAGATTTTTAAGCGGATATATTCTTTTAAAAGTTTTTGTAATAGTTAATGCATCGTGTTTTTCTTTA
The Bacteroidales bacterium genome window above contains:
- a CDS encoding penicillin-binding transpeptidase domain-containing protein, with protein sequence MREKRKSILARAYLIYILVVIFAVIIVGRIIHIQFVEGDYWKRQASQKNEISVAFDPRPGFIYADNKDLLAVSLPVYQVNINLDTSALKDSTFNKYVGYMGTYLSLFNDKTTKNRSKYIKQLRKAQNNKYYLLFKEVNLTELKKIKRFYNLLGKEKHDALTITKTFKRIYPLKNLAYFTIGYERLAEYDVSIRIKDLKNQEKKCIKNLDTLSQSFSNIFGEYSRDYYRDDLINTYRGKRGGVMKKKIDVFQLQELTKLPVIKDGIPSKKDIISYIDSIYKKTENPVRLGILDIKKCSESHFIGLQGHYHNELRGQKGFVVQRKVGTTFVDVPDNTNLRPSNGDDLYTTIDINLQDVAQSALRKSLDSTHADWGCAVLMEVKTGHIKAMSNLSIGKDGKYYEKRNYAYRQRFEPGSTLKLASVIAALERGRHDTSFIVLSGQIKYSDYPKTIVDSHKEGYGYISVGKAFEKSSNVGITYLTREAFKKDPNNKNDIELDKFKNLIIRMGLTQKTGVDLYRETSPFFPFMEPPFVRADFIAVAFGYAAELTPLQILAFYNAVANDGKYMKPMLVKAIGKHKPSGDTIIQRHPEVLIEQICSKSTIIKVKKLLEGVVIRGTAHNIGSSVYKIAGKTGTAEIKDRGGNFVGHVASFCGYFPADDPMYSCIVVEFNMKGINVFGSDVAAPVFKEIADKVYSTRVDIKIKENKMPEKLSLPQLSIGYRSDIEKICTHLNFPFIKGKNTSEWSSLNKNKNQVYQSDVRIVDKWMPDTKGMTAKDAVYLLEKTGVKVIVRGKGRVQEQLYNKEKKTIILKLESNV